In the genome of Quercus robur chromosome 3, dhQueRobu3.1, whole genome shotgun sequence, one region contains:
- the LOC126719912 gene encoding uncharacterized protein LOC126719912, whose product MAGDPMKCNQNLYCQYHQEPGHTTEDCRNLKNHLDQLVREGKLSHLLHHFSGRQGQANIETRRDTSLRLPIGTINVILAALGKTGSCPSRVMSVAQLPTKHDDRESKKAKKIVSPVLGFSDEDKVGTIQPHDDALVVTLRIGGYDVRRVLVDQGSAVEVMYPDLYKGLNLKPEDLTAYDSPLVSFEGKTVTPRGQIRQPIQTSSDVVEVDFIVVNAYSPYTAIVARPWLHALGAVSSTLHQKVKYSSEGQVKEIMGDQTMARQCMVAAISRQHNAKPSASTENGL is encoded by the coding sequence ATGGCAGGAGACCCCATGAAGTGCAACCAAAACCTgtattgccaataccaccaagAACCAGGGCATACCACCGAGGACTGCAGAAACTTGAAGAACCACTTAGACCAGCTGGTCCGAGAGGGAAAATTAAGTCACCTCCTACATCATTTCAGTGGTCGACAAGGACAGGCGAATATTGAGACACGAAGGGACACCTCCTTGAGACTGCCTAttggcacgataaatgtcattcttgccgccCTGGGAAAGACCGGCTCTTGTCCTTCCAGAGTAATGTCTGTAGCTCAACTTCCCACCAAACATGACGATCGGGAGTCCAAAAAGGCCAAGAAGATAGTCTCACCCGTGCTGGGCTTCTCGGACGAAGATAAGGTCGGAACTATCCAACCCCACGATGATGCTTTGGTTGTCACGCTCAGGATTGGAGGATATGATGTGAGGAGAGTGCTAGTAGATCAAGGCAGCGCtgtggaagtaatgtaccccgacctatacaaggggctgaatttaAAACCCGAGGACTTAACGGCATATGATTCCCCTCTGGTAAGTTTCGAAGGGAAGACCGTTACTCCAAGGGGCCAAATTAGACAGCCCATACAAACAAGTTCGGATGTGGTGGAGGTTGATTTCATTGTAGTTAACGCTTATTCACCTTACACGGCCATTGTAGCTAGGCCTTGGCTTCATGCCCTGGGAGCTGTCTCTTCTACCCTGCACCAAAAGGTGAAGTACTCGTCGGAGGGCCAGGTCAAAGAGATTATGGGGGACCAGACCATGGCCAGACAGTGCatggtggccgccatctcaCGCCAACACAATGCTAAGCCCTCAGCCTCTACTGAAAatggcttatag